DNA from Drosophila busckii strain San Diego stock center, stock number 13000-0081.31 chromosome 2R, ASM1175060v1, whole genome shotgun sequence:
ATGCTACAGAACCAGATGATTACAAATGATTTAGATGCGGCTGCCACAGATTCGGATGGCAGCGCTCATGCTCAACCGCGTCATGCACCCTTCAATCGCTTCGAGCCGTATCGCATGGAGCTGCTGAACTTTTATCGCGACGACCAGGATGCGGACCCTGGCGCAGGCTCGTTGAGTCAGCTCTGGCGGCGTTACGTCTACGATCGCAAGCTCTATGCGCTGCCCGTCAGCGACAGCATGACGGGAAACTTTCGTGAGTGGAGCGCTCGCTTTTACAGGTAAGTAAGTTacgctttagctgcagctgtggtCAATTAACGCGTTTCCTTTGCAGAGATAATCCAGCTCAGATGCACCGCCTGATGCCTTGGATCAATCGTGACATTGTTTGTCTGCTACGCAACACGCCACAGACCGTGAGTGAGGTAATGCAAGTGATGAACGACATTCTGCCCATGATCAACATACCGACGCGCACATTCCGGCGCCACCTCGCCCCCTTTCTGGGCGGACGCACCAGTCACTTTATACACGAGCTCTTCAACTTTGCGCGCTCGCCCTATGATATGATTGGGTACGATCGCGTGGTTCAATACTCTGCGCGCGTAGCACAGGAGGTTGAAGTAGATCTGCTTGATTTAGTGTCCACCAACGAAGGCGCAGTGCCACTAGACCCGCAGCCCAATGCCAGCGGCAATCCCAGTTCCAACGAAAGCAGCTCGGGCGCTGGCGATGCGCTCTGGCCGCGTCCCTCCACCAGTGTGATTGTGACCAACCCCAGTGCTACACATTCCTTCAGCGTTACCATGGCTACCGATGGCAGTGAGCTGCCTGGCATCTCTATACGGCGCACCACCACGTCCAATGTGGGCTCTCAAACGGTAGCCATAAATCTGAGCATGCGCCGTCCAGTGGTCAACGAAGTAATTGAGATTGACGACGgggatgctgctgctaatgccgAGGTGGCCGCTATTAACGATGGAAATAACAATACCAATCGCCGTCAGGCAGGTGCAAGTCTGCCCATCAGCGCTCACATTGAGCTGCAGAGCAGCGACTGTAGTAACagcgacgatgacgacgagTGCGTCTTTGTGCTGGAACGCAAGCCGCCGCATCTGCGTACGCCTGAACTGGTTAGTCTGGACTCTAATAGCGACTCGGACGTGGTCTTTGTGGACGAACAGAAGCCAAACAAGGCAAGCAACGAAAATAATGCAAACCAACAGGCAGCAGGCACCGAtgaagcagcaaatgctgcagctgaaagTGGTGCAGCCAGCGGTGAGCTTTTCATGGGTCCCAGCACCAGCACAGGACTCTGCTCCACTTCTGGAAAGAACTGGAAAACGGTGCTGGAGGAAGCGCGCCGCCAGGAGCTGCTGGCGCTCAACTTTACCGCGCGTCCCAAGCGCATACAAACGCGTGCCCAACAGCGTGCGGGTTTAAGTGCCAACAtaagtcgcagcagcagctccaccaCCGTAAAGTGGAGCAgcagtagtagcagcagcgacagcagcagcagcagtcaaagtgAGAAGCGACGTAAAAAGCGACGTGTGGCACGCAAGCCCAAGACACGCAAACGCCAGCGCCAGACCAAGCAAGAgaagccagccaagcagcaggcCAGTAAGCGGAGTAGACGTAAGGCACCACAGGTGGAGGAGTCACaggaagaggaggaggagcagcagcagcagcagcaggagcaggagaaagcaagcagcagtgcccaaagcagcagtagcagcagtagtGAGAGCAGTGAtgaaggcaacagcagcaacttacgTAAGACGCTTAAACttataaatgttatatactaatttttttgtttttagctccCAACAACGAgagcaataacagcagcagcagcagcagcgacgacgatgatgacgacgacagcACTGCGAATGTTAAGCTGAGCGCACTGCGTGCCACACTCAAGGCGGAGGAAGTTTTAGATGAGCGCAAGCCCAACAAACGTGAGCTTGCGGATGCGGATGAGCAGCTGTCCACACTAAGCGCAACGGCTGTCAAGCGCAGAAGACGCtccagcaatagcaacaacaataccaatagcaacagcaatttatcCAGTCAGAGCAACAGTTTAGTTAGCACCATGTCCAGCAACGATACGCTGGGCGATGCTAGGCCGCTGGCGTTGATGCAACGACATTGCCATGACATTGCCACCTCGCTCATCGAACTATCCACATTTAGCCTTCTCGCTCCGGAAAGAGAAAATGAAACTTCATTCACTCACGGTATGCAGTACACTGATCCAGTGCAGGAAGTCATGCGCTATATGGAAAACGAGCTCAATGAGGATGCTCAACTGGGCATATACTCGGATGCAAGC
Protein-coding regions in this window:
- the LOC108594944 gene encoding E3 ubiquitin-protein ligase Topors; this encodes MADALLMEESAPPPAFVEDVAASVIVEAAPVAADAVASAATTESNNISLPIQLADLTESGSESGEDATQGEHTERSTAAPRSPPPNCAICLSRCKRKCTTDSCAHQFCFKCLCEWSKIKPECPLCKQPFKTIIHNMRTHGDYDSYPVQSSTAEHSALSVHVINVRRRRFMLQNQMITNDLDAAATDSDGSAHAQPRHAPFNRFEPYRMELLNFYRDDQDADPGAGSLSQLWRRYVYDRKLYALPVSDSMTGNFREWSARFYRDNPAQMHRLMPWINRDIVCLLRNTPQTVSEVMQVMNDILPMINIPTRTFRRHLAPFLGGRTSHFIHELFNFARSPYDMIGYDRVVQYSARVAQEVEVDLLDLVSTNEGAVPLDPQPNASGNPSSNESSSGAGDALWPRPSTSVIVTNPSATHSFSVTMATDGSELPGISIRRTTTSNVGSQTVAINLSMRRPVVNEVIEIDDGDAAANAEVAAINDGNNNTNRRQAGASLPISAHIELQSSDCSNSDDDDECVFVLERKPPHLRTPELVSLDSNSDSDVVFVDEQKPNKASNENNANQQAAGTDEAANAAAESGAASGELFMGPSTSTGLCSTSGKNWKTVLEEARRQELLALNFTARPKRIQTRAQQRAGLSANISRSSSSTTVKWSSSSSSSDSSSSSQSEKRRKKRRVARKPKTRKRQRQTKQEKPAKQQASKRSRRKAPQVEESQEEEEEQQQQQQEQEKASNSSNLPPNNESNNSSSSSSDDDDDDDSTANVKLSALRATLKAEEVLDERKPNKRELADADEQLSTLSATAVKRRRRSSNSNNNTNSNSNLSSQSNSLVSTMSSNDTLGDARPLALMQRHCHDIATSLIELSTFSLLAPERENETSFTHGMQYTDPVQEVMRYMENELNEDAQLGIYSDASNELSSEQPQHEAEAQEDQELDVDGDEEPQLEIDMAPEEEVGEAEASNSSVRTPEIEPAQQDDLDEEDENGDDDDDDEEEEEEENDDADTQTPPPPAADSEASDSD